Proteins encoded by one window of Psychromonas sp. L1A2:
- a CDS encoding hydratase, with amino-acid sequence MTNKNTQTLSAEACLQAASELLARRESNKKGGILPDACRPTNFEDALAIQAATIKASGKKIAGWKCLVPLNPEQIIVGPVLEGTVQQGSTCFVKSTEPGKTLIEPEIAFVLGTDLPARPEGYTNTEVDAAIATTHMALELLQRRYLPNDDLIFADRQADCLLNQGIFVGPEITKAQAYDAAEIKLFIDDASYEGKHPNLSAQAPIYWFVDFMCKNGLNLEKGQAIITGSYAGAIEVPIKSTEIKYEGLGKYNVEFKAL; translated from the coding sequence ATGACTAATAAAAATACTCAAACATTAAGCGCAGAAGCTTGTTTACAAGCAGCATCGGAATTATTAGCTCGCCGCGAGAGCAACAAAAAAGGTGGCATTTTACCTGATGCATGTCGTCCAACTAATTTTGAAGATGCACTTGCAATTCAAGCAGCAACCATTAAAGCCAGTGGTAAAAAAATAGCTGGTTGGAAATGTTTAGTTCCATTAAACCCAGAACAAATTATTGTTGGCCCTGTTTTAGAAGGCACAGTACAGCAAGGTAGCACCTGTTTCGTTAAATCAACAGAACCAGGCAAAACATTAATTGAACCTGAAATTGCATTTGTACTAGGTACTGATTTACCAGCACGCCCAGAAGGGTACACAAACACAGAAGTAGACGCAGCTATTGCAACAACGCATATGGCATTAGAACTATTACAACGTCGCTATTTACCTAACGATGATCTAATCTTCGCTGACAGACAAGCAGATTGCTTATTAAACCAAGGTATATTTGTTGGTCCAGAAATAACGAAAGCACAAGCATACGATGCGGCTGAAATTAAACTGTTTATCGATGACGCTAGTTATGAAGGCAAGCACCCTAACTTATCAGCTCAAGCACCAATCTACTGGTTCGTTGATTTCATGTGTAAAAATGGTTTAAACCTAGAAAAAGGCCAAGCTATTATTACTGGTTCTTATGCTGGCGCGATTGAAGTACCAATCAAATCAACAGAGATTAAATATGAAGGTTTAGGAAAGTATAACGTAGAGTTTAAAGCACTATAA
- a CDS encoding cupin yields the protein MEITRGKEFKSDAAWGAKDIANMNGITTRLHWTDKAYKWHVNDDQEVFVVLDGVVEMFYKENEIEQSCILNSGDIFYASIGTEHVARPKGEARILVIESEGSV from the coding sequence ATGGAAATAACCAGAGGCAAGGAATTCAAGTCAGATGCCGCTTGGGGCGCAAAAGACATTGCTAATATGAATGGCATTACTACCCGTTTACATTGGACAGACAAAGCCTATAAATGGCACGTAAACGATGACCAAGAAGTGTTTGTGGTGTTAGATGGGGTTGTTGAAATGTTTTATAAAGAAAATGAAATTGAGCAATCTTGCATTCTTAATTCAGGTGATATTTTTTATGCGTCTATTGGCACAGAGCATGTTGCTCGCCCTAAAGGAGAAGCAAGGATATTGGTGATTGAGTCAGAAGGTAGTGTCTAA
- a CDS encoding thiolase family protein has product MKERLAIIEGGRSPFCKAGSTFKTMQADQLGAVVVRELMARSVLDYHDIDEVIIGNVAQPGHAANIARVIALQGGFPTSTCAYTVNRNCASGMEAMTTAANKIFAGEIETALVGGSESMSSIPLLYSPQMTQFFMHMMQAKTPVAKLKVLSQFRLPFLKPIIGIELGLTDPVCGLNMGETAEVLTREFGITREQQDQFALNSHQQAIKAQQAGKFEDEIISIAVAPKYQHIQHLDNGPREDQTLASLAKLRPYFDRLAGSVTVGNACPITDGAVALTVMSESKAKEMGLTPLGYLTDYSYAGLEGSRMGLGPVYATAKLLQKSGLAISDFDLVELNEAFAAQVIANQYAFASKSFAQQYLQSSQAIGELDPSKLNVNGGAIALGHPVGATGGRLILTLLHELRRQGLQRGLATLCIGGGQGAALVLEVE; this is encoded by the coding sequence ATGAAAGAAAGACTAGCAATAATAGAGGGTGGGCGTAGTCCATTTTGTAAAGCAGGTTCAACGTTTAAAACAATGCAGGCTGATCAATTAGGCGCAGTGGTTGTTAGAGAACTAATGGCGCGTTCTGTACTTGATTACCATGACATAGATGAGGTGATTATAGGCAACGTTGCACAGCCTGGCCATGCTGCTAATATCGCTCGAGTAATTGCATTACAAGGTGGGTTTCCTACTAGTACTTGCGCTTATACAGTGAACCGAAACTGTGCGTCGGGTATGGAAGCAATGACAACGGCTGCGAATAAAATATTTGCAGGGGAAATTGAAACTGCATTGGTTGGTGGTAGCGAGTCGATGTCCAGCATTCCTTTATTGTACAGCCCGCAAATGACTCAGTTTTTTATGCATATGATGCAAGCAAAAACGCCGGTCGCTAAACTCAAAGTACTTTCTCAATTTCGCTTACCTTTTCTAAAACCAATCATTGGTATTGAACTAGGCTTAACCGATCCCGTTTGTGGCTTGAATATGGGCGAAACAGCGGAAGTATTAACCCGTGAGTTTGGCATTACTCGAGAACAACAAGATCAGTTTGCTTTAAATAGTCATCAACAAGCGATTAAAGCACAGCAAGCAGGTAAGTTTGAAGATGAAATAATCAGCATTGCTGTCGCACCTAAATACCAACATATTCAACATTTAGATAATGGTCCACGTGAAGATCAAACGTTGGCTAGTTTGGCGAAGCTTCGTCCTTATTTCGATCGCTTAGCGGGCAGTGTGACCGTTGGGAATGCATGTCCAATTACTGATGGCGCTGTTGCCTTGACGGTAATGTCGGAATCTAAAGCAAAAGAAATGGGGTTAACGCCATTAGGTTATTTAACAGATTATAGTTATGCAGGCTTGGAAGGTAGTCGCATGGGGTTAGGCCCTGTTTATGCGACAGCTAAATTATTACAAAAGTCAGGTTTAGCAATAAGTGATTTTGACCTAGTAGAATTGAATGAGGCTTTTGCAGCTCAAGTGATTGCTAATCAGTATGCTTTCGCAAGTAAATCATTTGCTCAACAGTATTTACAGTCATCGCAAGCTATTGGTGAATTAGACCCAAGCAAGTTAAATGTTAATGGTGGTGCGATTGCATTAGGTCATCCTGTTGGTGCAACGGGTGGGCGCTTAATATTAACCTTATTACATGAACTAAGACGCCAAGGTTTACAGCGTGGTTTAGCGACTTTATGCATCGGTGGTGGTCAAGGCGCTGCATTAGTATTGGAGGTCGAATAA
- the hutZ gene encoding heme utilization protein HutZ: MGESSIKQQPLRDQLEPEIRAFMDNKRTLQLATVDANGRPNNSYAPFVYDVDGYYVLISEMARHTQNIFANPAVSLMIIEDELDAKNVYARKRLTFDAHAQIVSRETEKWSEIIPLMIERLGNTAELLTQLGDFHLIQLKTEQGLFVKGFGQAYQVSSDDLVDFVHLKKGHTSLDEND; encoded by the coding sequence ATGGGAGAGTCTTCAATCAAACAACAACCTCTACGTGACCAGTTAGAGCCAGAAATTCGTGCTTTTATGGACAATAAGAGAACATTACAGCTAGCCACAGTTGATGCTAATGGGCGACCTAATAATAGTTATGCGCCATTTGTTTACGATGTAGATGGTTATTACGTTTTAATTTCAGAAATGGCTCGACATACTCAAAATATATTCGCTAATCCAGCCGTTTCTTTAATGATAATTGAAGATGAGTTGGACGCAAAGAATGTGTATGCAAGAAAGCGGCTAACTTTTGATGCACATGCGCAGATAGTTTCACGTGAAACTGAAAAATGGTCTGAAATAATCCCTTTGATGATTGAAAGGTTAGGCAATACCGCTGAGTTGTTGACTCAACTTGGTGACTTTCATTTGATTCAGTTAAAAACTGAGCAAGGATTATTTGTTAAAGGGTTTGGGCAAGCGTATCAAGTATCATCAGATGATTTAGTGGATTTTGTACACTTAAAAAAAGGCCATACTTCACTTGATGAAAATGATTAA
- a CDS encoding DMT family transporter has protein sequence MSLASVLRLVLLAAIWGGSFLFMRLTASSLGPVFLIEGRVLAAALCLLLISFYLRRKLSFLSHAKHFFIIGAFNTALPFLMFAYAAQTLNASTLAILNSTAPLFGAVIASVWQKERLKVKASVGLLIGMLGVCVLVGQQALALGEQGLLAISACLLAAFMYSVSANYTKVAPVVAPFENAHGSLWAAVIIVLPLLPLIPIRDPISLPISLSVLALGIVCTSFAYLLYFRLVKDDGPASALSVTFLVPLFGIVWGHLFLEEAIGLNTLLGASLVIIGTILVTGFSFKKALKKR, from the coding sequence ATGTCGTTAGCGAGTGTCTTACGATTAGTGTTATTAGCTGCGATTTGGGGGGGATCGTTCTTATTTATGCGCCTTACAGCAAGTAGCTTAGGACCTGTCTTTTTAATTGAAGGAAGAGTATTAGCAGCTGCGTTATGCTTGTTATTAATTAGTTTTTATTTACGTCGAAAATTATCCTTTTTATCCCACGCTAAACACTTTTTTATTATCGGTGCTTTTAATACCGCACTGCCTTTTTTAATGTTTGCTTATGCTGCACAGACTTTAAATGCGTCTACTTTGGCTATTCTGAACTCTACTGCACCCTTATTTGGTGCTGTGATTGCTAGTGTGTGGCAAAAAGAGCGCTTAAAAGTGAAAGCAAGTGTGGGATTGTTAATTGGTATGTTAGGTGTTTGTGTTTTGGTAGGGCAGCAGGCATTAGCGCTTGGAGAACAAGGTTTATTGGCTATTTCCGCCTGCTTATTAGCTGCTTTTATGTATAGTGTTTCAGCTAATTATACTAAAGTCGCTCCAGTTGTTGCTCCCTTTGAAAATGCGCATGGCAGCTTGTGGGCGGCGGTTATTATAGTGTTGCCTTTATTGCCTCTTATACCGATACGAGATCCTATCTCTTTACCAATTAGTCTGTCTGTATTAGCACTGGGTATTGTATGTACTAGCTTTGCTTATTTATTATATTTTCGATTGGTGAAAGATGACGGTCCTGCTTCTGCATTGTCAGTTACTTTTTTAGTGCCGTTATTTGGAATTGTGTGGGGGCATCTTTTTTTAGAGGAAGCAATCGGCTTAAATACTTTATTAGGGGCTTCGTTAGTTATTATCGGCACTATTTTGGTAACCGGTTTTTCTTTTAAAAAGGCGCTAAAGAAACGTTGA
- a CDS encoding class I SAM-dependent methyltransferase: MSEATLNTIEDFYVLLSKSIENNQVVKLLLSKYRGADKSLNRVAIRPITLQNEAVLSFVYEHQTNHITKNYSYKLALSEIKSLVGEDFKSAYLTLLDAEVQIEFSKKGKLKISQHQAKKQQTAVATHNREKNRFVDIQRPFLTALKVTDKQQKLIPAMSNKWKQINKFIEVFSQALDVSPHDKTTPLNVVDFGSGKGYLTFAIHDYLRHTLKNDAQVTGVELRQALADLCNETASTLDHQGLDFVCGDVKTHAPKQTDVMIALHACDVATDYAIHYGIRANASIIMCSPCCHKQIRPQMQSPELFQPMLQYGVHLGQQAEMVTDSLRALLLEANGYSTKVFEFISLEHTNKNKMILAVKKAKINPKEQAKTLTQIANIKAYYGITDHCLESLLKESVVQD; the protein is encoded by the coding sequence ATGTCAGAAGCTACGCTTAATACCATTGAAGACTTTTATGTATTGTTATCAAAAAGTATTGAAAATAATCAGGTCGTTAAACTGTTATTAAGTAAATATAGAGGTGCAGATAAGAGTTTAAACCGTGTTGCTATTCGTCCTATTACTTTACAAAATGAAGCGGTACTTAGTTTTGTATATGAGCATCAAACCAATCATATTACTAAAAACTATAGTTATAAGTTGGCATTGTCTGAAATTAAATCGTTAGTCGGTGAGGACTTTAAAAGTGCTTATTTAACGTTATTAGATGCAGAAGTGCAGATCGAATTTAGTAAAAAAGGTAAATTGAAAATCTCACAACATCAAGCAAAAAAACAACAAACTGCTGTCGCAACTCATAACCGTGAAAAGAATCGTTTTGTTGATATACAACGTCCATTTTTAACGGCATTAAAGGTGACAGATAAACAGCAAAAACTGATCCCTGCTATGTCTAATAAGTGGAAGCAAATCAATAAGTTTATTGAGGTGTTTAGCCAAGCATTGGATGTTTCCCCGCATGATAAAACAACACCACTTAATGTGGTCGATTTTGGTTCTGGTAAAGGTTATCTAACTTTTGCTATTCATGATTACCTTCGCCATACCTTAAAAAATGACGCGCAAGTGACGGGAGTGGAGTTACGCCAAGCATTAGCTGATTTATGTAATGAAACCGCATCTACTTTAGATCATCAAGGTTTAGATTTTGTTTGTGGTGATGTCAAAACTCATGCGCCAAAACAAACTGATGTGATGATTGCATTACATGCTTGTGATGTCGCTACTGACTATGCGATTCATTATGGTATTCGTGCGAATGCAAGCATCATCATGTGCTCACCTTGTTGTCATAAGCAAATTCGTCCACAGATGCAAAGCCCGGAATTATTCCAGCCAATGTTGCAATACGGCGTTCATTTAGGTCAACAAGCTGAAATGGTGACGGATTCGTTGCGTGCGTTATTGTTAGAAGCCAATGGCTATAGCACTAAAGTATTTGAGTTTATTAGCCTAGAACATACGAATAAGAATAAGATGATCTTGGCAGTAAAAAAAGCCAAAATAAACCCTAAAGAACAAGCTAAAACGTTGACTCAAATTGCTAATATTAAAGCGTATTATGGCATTACAGATCATTGTTTAGAAAGCTTGCTAAAAGAAAGTGTAGTGCAAGATTAA
- a CDS encoding energy transducer TonB yields MFRYISAGFLSVAIHFLIFSPLLDQPVMALPLSQQTQSVSISFATPVKPTPKKVETPVPEKPQPVVETPTPKKVETKKPVKKTVKKRIVKQKTVTKKVKKETPKKVIAKVEKKPEPVKKPTEKVVEPKEPIAKAAPTETKKAPKEKLTDNKQQTVKKSDGLQEKPQLIQKSRFLSKPTPPKYPRLAKRKGIEGTVTYEVWLDEKGKQVKLLLKDSSGAKVLDVAALKAIKKWKFSPHTINGKSIAHRIYIPISFKLD; encoded by the coding sequence ATGTTTCGTTATATCAGTGCGGGTTTTTTATCTGTTGCGATCCATTTTTTAATCTTTTCACCATTACTAGATCAACCAGTAATGGCACTGCCTCTCAGCCAGCAAACACAAAGCGTTAGCATTAGTTTTGCGACGCCAGTAAAGCCTACACCAAAAAAAGTAGAAACGCCTGTTCCAGAGAAACCCCAACCAGTTGTCGAAACACCGACACCTAAAAAAGTTGAAACGAAAAAACCGGTTAAAAAAACAGTCAAAAAGCGTATCGTTAAACAAAAAACAGTCACTAAAAAAGTTAAAAAAGAAACGCCTAAAAAAGTCATAGCAAAAGTTGAAAAGAAACCGGAACCCGTCAAGAAACCAACTGAAAAAGTAGTTGAGCCTAAAGAGCCGATTGCTAAAGCAGCACCGACTGAAACCAAAAAAGCACCGAAAGAAAAACTCACAGATAATAAACAACAAACTGTGAAAAAAAGTGATGGCTTACAAGAAAAACCACAACTGATACAAAAAAGCCGTTTTTTAAGTAAACCAACACCTCCTAAATACCCACGTTTAGCGAAACGTAAAGGCATAGAGGGAACGGTTACCTATGAAGTCTGGTTAGATGAAAAAGGCAAACAAGTGAAATTATTGCTGAAGGACTCATCAGGTGCAAAAGTGCTTGATGTAGCAGCTCTAAAAGCAATTAAAAAGTGGAAGTTTTCTCCTCATACCATCAATGGCAAAAGTATCGCACACCGTATTTACATACCTATTAGCTTTAAACTGGATTAA
- a CDS encoding MotA/TolQ/ExbB proton channel family protein codes for MTLFNIVQEQLGLMTWPLIICSLLTLMIISERLLKLLSSGSLSKKEIKKLLTGHNPKQSEQLELLSQQLKTENNLAKRGIAMLFAHQHFSQQLREDTASIWVQDKRQELHSGLKLLALIGVISPLLGLLGTVLGLIEMFKAIALTTGSVTPNDLADGLGIAMRTTAAGLLIALPAICGAQLLGLWANKVTYRLEFTLNFCNLWLQGVSFPEQKRAAKTAIKAEEVKS; via the coding sequence ATGACTTTATTCAACATAGTACAAGAACAACTAGGCTTAATGACTTGGCCTTTAATTATCTGCTCTCTATTAACACTGATGATCATTAGTGAACGTTTATTAAAACTATTGAGTTCAGGCTCATTAAGTAAGAAAGAAATAAAGAAGTTATTAACAGGACATAATCCAAAACAAAGCGAACAATTAGAATTACTTAGCCAACAACTAAAAACGGAAAATAACCTCGCTAAGCGTGGCATTGCAATGCTATTTGCACACCAACATTTTAGTCAACAATTACGTGAAGATACGGCCAGTATTTGGGTACAAGATAAGCGTCAAGAATTACATAGCGGTTTAAAGCTATTAGCTTTAATTGGTGTTATCAGCCCATTACTTGGTTTATTAGGGACCGTATTAGGGTTAATTGAAATGTTTAAAGCCATTGCATTAACGACTGGCTCTGTAACACCAAATGACTTAGCCGATGGCTTAGGTATTGCGATGCGTACAACAGCCGCTGGCTTATTAATTGCCTTACCTGCTATTTGTGGCGCACAGTTATTAGGTCTATGGGCGAATAAAGTAACTTATCGTTTAGAGTTTACGCTTAACTTTTGTAATCTATGGTTACAAGGTGTGAGCTTCCCAGAACAGAAACGTGCAGCTAAAACGGCAATCAAAGCTGAGGAAGTAAAATCGTGA
- a CDS encoding ExbD/TolR family protein: MIRSQRPNQSELPQVDLTPLLDIIFIVMVFLMLSANIKLQSLQVDLPTTDTTAVQVVDNKAVTINILSSEPHWAIDGEKLPDWSVFQQKLIQIVQEKPATQWVIAADKTAEVQHMVKLLGFLQQHNIQATQLLIEEE; this comes from the coding sequence GTGATACGCAGTCAACGTCCAAATCAATCAGAGTTACCGCAGGTTGATCTTACTCCGTTATTGGATATTATTTTTATTGTAATGGTATTTTTAATGCTCTCTGCAAATATTAAATTACAATCTTTACAAGTTGATTTACCAACAACAGATACAACAGCAGTGCAAGTCGTCGATAATAAAGCAGTGACCATTAACATACTAAGCTCAGAACCACATTGGGCGATTGATGGAGAAAAACTTCCAGACTGGTCAGTGTTTCAGCAAAAACTAATACAAATAGTACAAGAAAAGCCAGCAACACAATGGGTTATTGCTGCCGACAAAACCGCTGAAGTACAACACATGGTGAAATTATTAGGTTTTTTACAACAGCACAATATTCAAGCAACACAATTACTAATAGAAGAAGAGTAA